In the genome of Hydra vulgaris chromosome 06, alternate assembly HydraT2T_AEP, the window aaaatcacaaaatctTGTGTCAAATtcatcaattaattttaaaataagagtaCAATATCTTTCAGAGTCAATTGTATTAATATTTCTTTCTGATAATGCCTTGAAATGGACAAGTACTTTAGAACTTAATTGTTGTTTcagaagttttaattttaaaacaaatgtttctacattttcaaacaatttactAATAAGTTGATCTTTACCCTGCAACTTAAGATTTAATTCCATTAACATCTGAGTCATGTCAATCAAAAATGCCAAATCTTCAGACAGTCAATATTTTCAACCTGGCTGAAATAAATTACATCTTCAGCCTCACTACCACAACCTTGAAGTAATTGTTTGAACTGTCTGTGATTAAGGCCACTACTTCTTATAAAGTTAACAGTATGAATAACAAGTTCCATAACATTCTTCATCTCCAATACTTTTGCACATAACTGCTCTTGGTGTATAATGCAGTGATATGAAATAATTTCATGATTAATGGATTTCTTAAGTAATGCaataaatccaattttttttcctgttagTGCACTTGCTCCATCTGTAGTGACACCACAGAGTTTCTTTTCTGGTAATTCAAATTTCACCAATGTTTTTTTCACTTCAGAGAGAATATCTTCTCCTCTTGTTGTGTCCTTCGTATGATTAATATCTAACAGTTCTTCAATTACTTCAAAGTTACTAGTTATACCTCTAATAAAAATGGCTAGCTGAGCAGTATCACCTCTGTCTGTTGATTCATCCAGTGCCAGACTATAGGCttcacatttatttaatttttcttttaatgataattcaatattttttgatagaTCTTCAACTCTTCTAGCAGTAGTCTGGTGTGAGAGGCTAAGATCTTCAACAGTAGGTGTTTTTTCAGGACATAtctcttttcaaaatatttttaaacagttttttaataaatctccAGTACAAAAAGGTTTACCACTTTTTGCAATAGCTTCTgccattaaaaaacttattttggtaGCACTGTAAGAGCTAATCATTTTAGTTTTCATCACTGATTGTTGTGCAAGAaaagttttcttcaaaaattcaatCTTATCAATTCGAAATTGGCCTTTAAATTTGTCATAACTTACAGCATGTTTTGTAGTGTAGTGCCTGTTCACATTATAACTTTTACACACGGCAATTTTCTCCAAACAAATTAGACATATAATAGAATTACTTTGTTCATGTACAAAATAGTCAGTTGTCCAAGAAGGATTAAATACACGACCCCCATGACCACTTTTAGTATCACATCTACGTCTTTTAGCTGAAGccatctttattaaatatataaaaatgtttttctttagcGCGcgttttattatttcaaatgcgGATTTATATAGTGAAAGTATAATCAAAATCGAATGTATAATTcgaattataaatatataaataatatgctGTTGCTGTagaacttattttattattgttatttgaaatttttattaaaataaaaaattcaaaattaatggACCGTGATATGCAGGCCATGCCATAGGCTGACGAGGGCCACCTTCTGGCCCGCGGGCAACGCGTTGGACAACCctgatataaatacaaatagcaAAAACAAGACATAAATAGTCACCCTTAGTCTATAccgtaaatataaaacaacaaaaattaaaaaacgaaacaatatataatataaaacgtaacctttaatataaaatataaaattgtaaactttaacctactttatctttttgtttttgcattggtaaagaaaaatttaaaaaaaaaaagaaaaaaagaatttgtacAAAGAAACTATATTACTTAAAAGCATGCAAGTAAATAGGCATAATCCTGAAGCTTTCCTTTTACACCAGCATATACCTTGAAATATGTGAATAATTCTTATAAAccatagttttatatatatattttagtattagtattagtattagtaatTGCTGTAACTGGTGTGAGCCAGTGAGTGTAGTATTAACACACTATGACAGCCGATTTGCTTGATTGCTGCTCATCCAACAATTAATAACTgctttaaaactgttaactGATTGTGCTTTAACCAAATCGCTTGGCAAGCTATTCCATAAATTAGCCgatctattaaataaaaagttttcacgACATGCTTGCTTAGTGATttctttaacatatttaaagctGTGACCTCTTGTTTGAATTTGTTGAATActaattttttgattgtttcCAAATTGttaaaaccgttaaaaaatttaaaaagttgagtCATATCTCCTCGTTGCCTCCTTTTTGTCAAGGTAGTCAAGTCGAGAGCTTTTAGAAGATACTCATAGTTGATTTTATTAAGTGATGGTAATATTCGAGTTGCACGATGTTGGACTCTTTCTAATAACTCAATTTCTCCCTTTCGAGTAGGTGACCAAACTTTTGCTGCAAACTTGTGCACAAAAGAAAGATAAAGTATTATCAGCAGTCTAATATCTAAGCAAACGAAGCATTTTCTAATCCGAACCAACAATTGGTTGGCTTTGCCTAcgcattttattatattacatgattttttcatttcagGTTGCTTGAGAAGATTACTCCAAGATCACTTTTAGATTCTGTTATGTTTAACTTTTGTTCATTGATATAAAGGAGTGATTTTTTGTTATTCCGGCCAAAGTGCATGACCATAcgttttgatattaaatttcACAAGCCAGTCTTGAGTCCACTTAAAAGCTAAATCAAGATCTGATTGCAAAGAAAGAGTTGATGCACTGGAAAgcatttcattcaaaattttgatgTCATCTGCATACAGCTTGGTTAGATTTTTTAGAGTTTCAGGCAAATCGTTTATGAATAGTACAAACAAGAGTgatccatttaaaaaaacaaaaaagaagaagaatttAAGCAATAACAAGTGGCACAATCTAAGATTGTCAAGCTGATAATGACAAACCTCTATTTGATGGGTAAGTTTAACAGTAGCAATCattaaaatatcagaaaaagGTGAGCGCTACGTTATTTATCAGTAGTTTTTgcttcaatttgtttttaaactcattaagcGTAGCAACGTTTTAAGTtcattagttaatattttattccataaattTGGCCCTCTAAtagaaattgaaaattcagTTGTCACAAAATAACTTTAGGGTTGAATATAGCAGTTATTTGAAAATCTGGTTAGATATCTAttctgatttattttgaataatgggtaaaatattttaggagatatatttttattaattttgaacataaatataaaaatatgatagacatttaattgataaacattcattatatttaaattaacaaataatgctTGGGAGTATGTATAACGGCCCACTTTGGAAATGATTCTGATTGcatgcttttgtttattaaataggttttttattttatttttatttgtactacaccaagcaatgtttgcataattaagagcGCAATCAATGAACGAGTAATATTAAAGCATTAAGCAAGTTGGATTTAAAAAAGGCTTAGCACTGCATAGCAGGCCTATGTTCCTTGAGATTGTATTTTTGAGATATTGTATGTGATCTCTCCATCTCACATTTTCATCAAGAAGCACGTCGAGAAATTTTAAAGTGGTTTCTCTTTTTATATCCTGATTGGCAATACAAAGTTTTGGAAGTTTCAAAGGAATTTTATCTCGGTCATAAAAACGAtggaaaaagtttattttgtttttgtcacATTTAGAGATAACTTGTTTACATTAAACCATTCAGTAAGATTTAATAGCTCTTTGTCTACTGACTTAAACagaatatttatatcattatgcgcataaaatagatttgtgtcatctgcaaataaaattgtatttagttCAGTACAAGCTTTgcttaaataattagtaaaaatgagAAATAGGATTGGTTCTAATATTGATCCCTGAGGAACCCCACATGTTATGTTCATATTGGTCGCTTTACCTTCATTATAAGAAatgtattgttttctatttgacaaatagcttttaaaccacGCCATATTTATATGTTCAATACCattgttttctaattttgttaattcaatGTAAAGATCgacagtgtcaaaagctttactgagatcaataaatacacctaatatatatttattttcattaaatgatttaaaatatcatgAACAAGATGAACAATAGCCTGATCAGTAGAGTGGctttttaaatccaaattacttattatagaaaacattgtttacatctaaaaagtaaaacaatctTATATACATAATGTATTCTAATAACTTTGAAAAGCATGTTAATATGGAGATAGGCCTGTAATTGGAGATTGaattgttgaatattttttcattataaacagaaaaaacacaaaatgtgGACATACGGCCTTGGTTCTCGGCTGACGATATAttctagtaaaatatttatccttcataataatatttaatgaagttaCAATActagtatacaaaaaaaaaaatgcagaataaAATCAAGATCTTTTGCCTacagttttaaagtttaatgaaaGCATAACTGTGAAATGtatgaatacaaaataaatcatagaaaaaaaaacacaaaacataaatatgaaagtaaaaatgttagttaatatatatatataacttttttttttttttacaaccatcattattatatatttcaataacaaataatatttacatgtctctagtttatataaatgtccaCCACACATATTTACAATATCTAATGAGCGTTAACAATGCTGTTTTACGCATGCGCGTTTGACAAcgagttaaaataataaatttaaaaattcgtggtttataatattaagtactggctattaacccatgcatttaaaaaatatacacaaGTTCGTCGCACTACAGGGGTACTAAAAACTTACTTGTAgttgttgttgaaaaaatatatttgtatattataataatacaattaagttgtaagaaaaaatatatttatatattataataatacaatGAAGttgtaagaaaaaatataattatatattataataatacaatGAAGTTGTAagaaaacttgcagaagactAAGATAAGTCTTGTCATAGAGAatctttaaaatacaaaacaaactaaaaatttaaaaagtaaatttatgaaGCACATTAACTTTTTGAGGTCTACTGttcagtaatattttattatgtataattgctaactacatttttttttttttttaatgtttttatttattttttttttatttatttatttttatagtttaatacatatcgataaaattggttttgttaattatgagatcttttaatttttttcttcagggCATCCAATTGTTGAAAGTCTTATATTTTGaggtattattttgttgtataaataggGGCCACGGTATACGATTGAAAATCTcagaagttcttttttttatgagcAATGTGAAGTTTCCTGTTTCTCGTGTTTACTGTTGGCgttggtttgaaaaaaaattattagtaaaatgagTCAAGTCTGAGTCAAATGAGGACAAGTCCGAGCTTATATTtgagcataaataaaatattttggtagatgttaatttgattaatatttaaagcatttaagtttttaagtaaaagatTGTCAtgagtgaatttatttttattacaaatcaaTCTGGATGCGTGTTTCTGGTGTATATATAGAGAatttagtttagatttatttgtacttcctcaggcaatattagcatatgttagataactttgtatataagaaaagtagagaACTTTTAGATTCTCCTGGGAAAGTATGACTTTGTAAACTTACTTACTTTAGTATGttgatactttttgatatttttgtatttaatatttttatatgggcTTTCCAAGAAATTGTTTCGTCAATAAATATACCAAGAAGTTTAATAGTTTCAGTTCTCTCGAtttttatgttatcaatttttagtaaTGGTAACATGCttggtattttgtttttttgctggTTAGAATGAAACTAGATGTATTTTGTTTGTCTGTATTTAAAGAtagtttatttactttaaaccaaAATGTTTAGAGTCTCAATTCTCTTAAGGTCATCTTTCACagattcaaataaattttcaattgatgctgatgaataaaacaaatttgtgtcatcagcaagcATTAttgcatcaagtttttttagtgattgtggaaaattgttaatataaattaaaaataaaagtggaccacgaatggaaccttggggaactccgcattttatttttagtaaatttgaatatttgttATCGTTCGAAATAAAACATTGTTGTTTCTTGCAccgataatttttttaaccaatcaaggctagtattttttatttcgtatttttccacttttttttagtaagataTCATGATTAAttgtgtcaaatgctttggatAGGTCTATAAAAGTTCgtaatacaaattgctttttattaaaataatcactTATGCTATTAACTTAATCTAAAATTGCATGTTCTATTGAGTGCTGTGCTTGAAAGCcgagttgttttttatttaagaattttttttgattagatGTTCATATAATCAATATGTTCATATAATGTTCATATAATGTTTcacaggttttaaaaaaaggtacaaTTTTAGCTACTTTTACTTATCTGGTACAGTTcttgttttaattgatgatttaaatatttcgaaaatAGGTTTGCGTATCTCCGAAAAGAcattaacaacaatattaatacCATATTAACAATATCACTGCCATATTAACAATATTACTACCATATATTATGGAGATCTAatgataaaaagattaaacttcgaatttcaaaaaatttcattttttttcccCCACAAAGCTTATCTCAgccaaataaaatgaaaagcagtattaaatgtttaaataacacaataaaatattcataaactttataaaatgatcTGATTGCATTTCTCGGTTAAACATGAACAGCACTGATGTGTAGCCAGTTACACGTTTTAAGTTAAGATGTTTGTAAACATTTCTtcatactattttatatatatatactatttataccaactaataaatattatttttacaagacatgttttattaactataaaatcttttaaaaattttttaaatatcaagtgacaaataaataaagatttttttcaagatacattttttcaatttacattTCAATATACAAGATAaagtcattattaaaaattagttttttttttatattaaattaaaaaattttttttataaaaaaaataactgctaattttctgaaaattagtCAAAAAGTAACAAAGAGACATCAGAGGTAAActcatacttattttttactgcatttgtaacaaaatttcaaaatggtcCTTACTGTGTTAGGTCCGTATTTAGTTATTGAGTTACTTAGTGTGTTTGTTccatatttagattttaaaggtaattcaatattttaggtttaaagactttttgaaaattagggGTGGGAGTTAAGgttaaatttagttaagtaaaaaattagtctactaactttttaatgtaactaaaattagtcgactaactttttagtctaactaaaattacccgactgactttttagttaactaaaattagtcgactaattttttagttaactaaaattagtcgactaattttattgttaactaaaattagtcgactaatttttttgttaactaaaattagtcgactaattttttagctaactaaaattagttgactaactttttagttaactaaaattacccgactaactttttagttcaaataaaatttatcaaatacaattgttattgaaataaatcgttttaaacttaatttgaatatttatatttttcccCAGCTTGGAGATAAATGCCCATGAGGTTGTTGCAACTGTTTAAAAACACCCAATCGGCGCGGAATGTAAAAAAAGATGCCATTTAGACAACCAAATTAAATTTGGTACGTTTATTTaccatctaatttttttttttttttttatgtgccgCGTTCTATAGGTAGTGTGTAGTTATAATTCCACATCATGAGTACTCTCCCATGGATTATTGCAAGGGTGGAGTAAACCTccaatttttaccaaaaatctCTTCGATTTCAATTCATTCCATCCAACCAACGCTTTTTCCCCCCAAACACCGACCCCTCCTAACAATTTATAACCACcccaaaatccaaaaatatatgcatgaaaaaaaggaataataaccgaaaaaaagcaaaatatggTATGGTAAAAAATACTCTAAAATATGAAATAGAGAAACAAAGCAGCAGAAACATTTGGCATTCTACTACGTTTTACTAGtttttacttattactttttctgtgcacttaaaataataaatgagtAATCAATAAGTCCTATCCCTCTATTAACTCCCCTTCAATCTATTGAAATCTTAATGTAACCACCACAACAATTACAACACAcaatctataaatatttattgttgtgTCTTCTCCCCCGGCTATTATAACCACAACACACTACAATAAGGGTGACAGGGCCGTACCGAACGACAAATATGTgcaactaaaaaagttaatttaaccaatgaaggtttttttttttagatgccaAATTTCAGTTTTGAATTTCAGCACCCACTTCCACCACCTCGTTGGTACGATCCTGTAGGCAGGCGAGAGTATTACCATAAACCCAGAATGTAATCGTTTATACGTTTATATGTGAACATTTTTATTGCTTTCAGAGTAGAGTTGTTTGTCGGTTGGTGAGACTagcaaaatatacaaaaaaatacttggTATTCTCATTTAAGAATGCGATTTCCACAATTTAAATCATTGAATAGTGTTTGCAAGATAAAAAGTATTGAATTATACCTGttgaataatgaaaatattttataaagtagcTGCAGTCGCTTTTAAACcagaaaattgtttattacattttaattacttgaaaaatgcaATGCGTAATCTATCATTATTAAgtacttgtttgttttttgttagaaaaaaaattattaaaagttttatttatatattcattaatgtaaaaaaattactattattatttggaataagtatctataaaaaaagatttcttttttaaaattgaaactattATTTCCAATACCACACCTCTATGAGaaagtttaacaataatgtcaCGTAAGTTTTGGTTAAACTATGAttgcattaatgtttttatcaaagtCGTTTTCACTTAAATGATCACAACTTTTAGTCCCAATTGAATAACTGTTTTctgtatattttacttttcttttaaatactcGGACTATTCCGGCCATTTTTTACACAGGTTACGTCATTTTTAATCTATTAAGAAccagtaaacaaataaataacaaagatGCGTTTTAAGAACTTTGAAATAAGTTTTACGATGAACAAAGTTCTTTGGAATGCATAAGTTAATGCGTTAACTACTTTTTTtgagttcaaaaaataaaaaaaacgcaaTATCTCTTATGCGCATGCACAAAACTCAACAAAGCTGCTGTAAAAGATTAAATGGTAAATTAAGATAATCCACGCAATTTCTGGTATTTCTGATGAAAGGCTCTTTTAGCAATTCTTATTGTTTTAACGCTCGCTTCATTATGTATATATGGCTACCACATTCCGAAAAGAATCTGGCAATCCTGGCCATGTGGTGGACCATTTTGTATCTTAAAGATGtagcttttataaaatatatatacactaatAATTATTATGGCTTTGGGATTTTAAGCTGTtgatttaaatcaagttttttttttcaaaaacattcaagattattttttgtgttacaAAGAAGCATAAAAtagttaatgattttaaaaacctctcCTTTTATTGCATAGTTAAATTAATTCGTACATCATCTTTCAAATGAGTTATTGCAACGCTATTTCAAACGTAGGATgtcaaataaattgatttcaaatgatgatatatttaaagtactttttttagttaaaatttcactTATATAGTTAAATACTTTTGCGGTCCATGGTGGTTCAATAGTTTGAgtcttgaaatattttgttcaatatgtagatttataatataagtttgATTTATAATCCGTGGATTATAAATcaaacttatattataaatctACGTATTTTTTCCTTTCGTTTATGTACATAGTTTATTACGTAGCAATGACCAAATTATTACTCAAACAGCGAGAAAACTGCGTGTTTACTCATTTTTTTacgttaaaataattaacttttaagtttaaaacgaataaattgaaaaaaagaaaaaaaattttcgacaAGCTCGTTGCATTGTTTATAGCATCGGTCTCAGGTTAAACTATCTTTCTTATAGTGAAAGAATTCTGTAAATCTGATGCACCGCTCATAAGATGTCTTGGATTTACTAAAAATTGCTCTACTAAACTCGCCCTATTCTTTGTTGGACATAATATAAAGATGCAGTGGCGTAACGAGGATTTTTGAGCCCAgggtaaaaattaataatttttttacagtaaattaaaaaaaatatttttatgtacaattgttttttttttttttttttttgcttttcttgtTTCTTTGGCGCTTATTTAAGCCTTCACGCCCTTGACAATTGCCCCATGTCTCTTCGCAACGCGAATGTAAAGATTTATAACACAAAAGacttatcaataaaattaattaaaaaataattattacaagaaaaaacttcCGTATTACATTTAAtagatttaaactaaatttaaaaattccaaattttcgtacaaaaacatcaacattTGAAAACATTCAGTTGTTATTCTGTTTCGCTTTgcatacaaattatttaatgcGTCAGAGAAAAGGCGCTCACATGGTGCACTGGTAGCAGGTATACATAAAATCATTGTtgaaatacaatacaatattggAAACACATATTGATTTTGATGCTAAAAGTGTAAAACATTTTGATCATATACTGATTTTATATAa includes:
- the LOC136081342 gene encoding general transcription factor II-I repeat domain-containing protein 2A-like, which translates into the protein MASAKRRRCDTKSGHGGRVFNPSWTTDYFVHEQSNSIICLICLEKIAVCKSYNVNRHYTTKHAVSYDKFKGQFRIDKIEFLKKTFLAQQSVMKTKMISSYSATKISFLMAEAIAKSEICPEKTPTVEDLSLSHQTTARRVEDLSKNIELSLKEKLNKCEAYSLALDESTDRGDTAQLAIFIRGITSNFEVIEELLDINHTKDTTRGEDILSEVKKTLVKFELPEKKLCGVTTDGASALTGKKIGFIALLKKSINHEIISYHCIIHQEQLCAKVLEMKNVMELVIHTVNFIRSSGLNHRQFKQLLQGCGSEAEDVIYFSQVENIDCLKIWHF